A region of Bradyrhizobium sp. SZCCHNS1050 DNA encodes the following proteins:
- a CDS encoding tetratricopeptide repeat protein codes for MRQPPFIPRLLASVVLTALVAAGLGGCQTMSDVTGSLRGRAEPPPPATPQRAVEVYGERYRANPKDAAIAVAYGQALRNNGQREQAVAVLEQATLANAGNKTVLAAYGRALADNGNFKLAFDVLSRAHSPDNPDWKLLSVQGTVLDQMGRHEEARRYYDSALKIVPGEPSVLSNLGLSYMLTRELPKAEEVLRQAYGSQGADARVRQNLALVVGLQGRFAEAEQIARADLPPDEAAANVAYLKQMIQGQSQGKGKARNAPIAALNQPD; via the coding sequence ATGCGTCAACCGCCTTTCATTCCCCGGCTGCTTGCGTCCGTTGTCCTCACCGCGCTCGTCGCTGCGGGCCTCGGCGGCTGCCAGACCATGTCCGACGTCACGGGCTCGCTGCGCGGTCGGGCCGAGCCGCCGCCGCCCGCGACCCCGCAGCGCGCGGTCGAGGTGTATGGCGAGCGCTACCGCGCCAACCCCAAGGATGCGGCCATCGCAGTCGCCTACGGCCAGGCGCTGCGCAACAACGGCCAGCGCGAGCAGGCGGTTGCGGTGCTGGAGCAGGCGACGCTCGCCAACGCCGGCAACAAGACCGTGCTCGCGGCCTATGGCCGAGCGCTGGCCGACAACGGCAATTTCAAGCTCGCCTTCGACGTGCTGTCGCGCGCGCACTCGCCGGACAATCCCGATTGGAAGCTGCTGTCGGTGCAGGGCACGGTGCTTGACCAGATGGGCCGCCACGAGGAGGCGCGGCGCTATTACGATAGCGCGCTGAAGATCGTGCCCGGCGAGCCCTCGGTGCTGTCCAATCTCGGCCTGTCCTACATGCTGACGCGGGAGCTGCCGAAGGCCGAGGAGGTGCTGCGGCAGGCCTACGGCTCGCAGGGGGCGGACGCGCGGGTGCGCCAGAACCTCGCGCTCGTCGTTGGCCTGCAGGGACGCTTCGCGGAGGCCGAGCAGATCGCACGGGCCGATCTGCCGCCGGACGAGGCCGCCGCCAACGTCGCCTATCTCAAGCAGATGATTCAGGGGCAGAGCCAGGGCAAAGGCAAGGCGCGCAATGCGCCGATCGCCGCGCTCAACCAGCCGGACTGA
- a CDS encoding CpaD family pilus assembly protein has protein sequence MTTTSSPARYRRLPLAAALAGAAALLGACNYTRDAATTASIPDDYRLRHPIAIQEAPDSLVVFVGQGRGGLTAEQRADVMGLAQSWIRQGTGAISADVPSGTPNARAAADSMREIHSLLAAAGVPPHGITVRNYQPKDPRQMAAIRLSYPKMSATVGPCGIWPDDLGPSIKNKNWFDNKPDWNYGCAYQRNMAAMVANPSDLVQPRSETPSYTTRRTALFDKYRKGQSTAITYPEADKAKLSDTGK, from the coding sequence ATGACCACCACATCCAGCCCCGCCCGATACCGACGCCTGCCCCTTGCCGCAGCGCTCGCCGGAGCCGCAGCCCTGCTCGGCGCCTGCAACTACACCAGAGACGCCGCCACCACGGCGAGCATCCCCGACGACTACCGGCTGCGCCACCCGATCGCGATCCAGGAGGCCCCGGACTCCCTGGTGGTCTTCGTCGGCCAGGGTCGTGGCGGCCTGACGGCCGAGCAGCGCGCCGACGTGATGGGACTGGCCCAGAGCTGGATTCGCCAAGGCACGGGCGCGATCAGCGCCGACGTGCCGAGCGGCACCCCCAACGCACGGGCGGCCGCCGACTCGATGCGGGAGATCCACTCCCTGCTGGCCGCCGCCGGCGTCCCGCCGCACGGCATCACCGTACGCAACTATCAGCCGAAGGACCCGCGCCAGATGGCCGCGATCCGGCTGAGCTACCCAAAAATGTCGGCCACGGTGGGGCCCTGCGGGATCTGGCCGGATGACCTCGGGCCGTCGATCAAGAACAAGAACTGGTTCGACAACAAGCCTGACTGGAACTACGGCTGCGCCTACCAGCGCAACATGGCGGCAATGGTCGCCAACCCGTCGGATCTCGTGCAGCCGCGATCCGAAACGCCGTCCTATACCACCCGGCGCACGGCATTGTTCGACAAATATCGCAAGGGACAATCAACCGCGATCACGTATCCAGAGGCCGACAAGGCCAAACTCAGCGACACAGGCAAATGA
- a CDS encoding CpaF family protein encodes MFGKRSGLDNDTRALRPAAPAPEPAPAAPRAASPAVPSPPLAPTRQAPPPPPPVVEARRSDSYYQVKATIFGALIEAIDLAQLAKLDGESAREEIRDIVNEIIAIKNIVMSIAEQEELLDDICNDVLGYGPLEPLLSRDDIADIMVNGAGTVFIEVNGKIQRTGIRFRDNQQLLNICQRIVSQVGRRVDESSPICDARLADGSRVNAIVPPLAIDGPALTIRKFKKDKLTLDQLVKFGAISPEGAEILQIIGRVRCNVLISGGTGSGKTTLLNCLTNYIDHDERVITCEDAAELQLQQPHVVRLETRPPNIEGEGQVTMRELVRNCLRMRPERIIVGEVRGPEAFDLLQAMNTGHDGSMGTLHANNPREALSRCESMITMGGFSLPSRTIREMICASIDVIVQAARLRDGSRRITHITEVMGMEGDTIITQDIFLYDMIGEDANGKIIGRHRSTGIGRPRFWERARYYGEEKRLAAALDAAEVASKD; translated from the coding sequence GTGTTTGGTAAGCGTAGCGGATTGGACAACGATACCAGGGCCCTCAGGCCGGCCGCGCCGGCGCCCGAGCCGGCGCCGGCTGCACCACGCGCGGCGTCTCCGGCCGTGCCGTCGCCACCTCTGGCTCCGACCCGGCAGGCTCCGCCGCCGCCACCACCGGTTGTCGAGGCCCGGCGTTCGGACAGTTACTATCAGGTCAAGGCGACGATCTTCGGGGCGCTGATCGAGGCGATCGATCTCGCTCAGCTGGCCAAGCTCGACGGCGAATCCGCGCGCGAGGAAATCCGCGACATCGTCAACGAGATCATCGCGATCAAGAATATCGTGATGTCGATCGCCGAGCAGGAAGAGCTGCTCGACGATATCTGCAACGACGTGCTCGGCTATGGCCCGCTGGAGCCGCTGCTGTCGCGTGACGACATCGCTGACATCATGGTCAACGGCGCCGGTACGGTCTTTATCGAAGTCAACGGCAAGATCCAGCGCACGGGCATCCGGTTCCGCGACAACCAACAGCTCCTGAACATCTGCCAGCGCATCGTCAGCCAGGTCGGCCGCCGCGTCGACGAATCGTCACCGATCTGCGACGCGCGTCTCGCCGACGGCTCGCGCGTCAACGCCATCGTTCCGCCGCTGGCGATCGACGGCCCCGCGCTCACCATTCGTAAGTTCAAGAAGGACAAGCTGACGCTCGATCAGCTCGTCAAGTTCGGCGCGATCTCGCCGGAGGGCGCGGAGATCCTGCAGATCATCGGCCGCGTCCGCTGCAACGTGCTGATCTCCGGCGGTACCGGTTCGGGCAAGACCACGCTGCTGAACTGTCTGACCAATTATATCGATCACGACGAGCGCGTCATCACCTGCGAGGACGCCGCCGAGCTCCAACTGCAGCAGCCACATGTGGTGCGCCTCGAAACCCGGCCGCCCAACATCGAGGGCGAAGGCCAGGTGACGATGCGCGAGCTGGTGAGAAACTGCCTGCGTATGCGGCCCGAGCGCATCATCGTCGGCGAGGTCCGCGGACCCGAGGCCTTCGACCTGCTGCAGGCCATGAACACCGGTCACGACGGATCGATGGGCACGCTGCACGCCAACAACCCGCGCGAAGCGTTGTCCCGCTGCGAATCCATGATCACGATGGGCGGCTTCTCGCTGCCGTCGCGGACCATCCGTGAGATGATCTGCGCCTCGATCGACGTCATCGTCCAGGCGGCGCGACTGCGCGACGGCTCCCGCCGCATCACGCACATCACCGAGGTGATGGGCATGGAAGGCGACACCATCATCACCCAGGACATCTTCCTCTACGACATGATCGGCGAGGACGCGAACGGCAAGATCATCGGGCGCCACCGCTCGACCGGAATCGGCCGGCCGCGGTTCTGGGAACGTGCGCGCTACTACGGCGAAGAGAAGCGGCTTGCGGCTGCACTCGATGCCGCCGAAGTTGCGAGCAAGGACTGA
- a CDS encoding CpaE family protein, producing MISYARQTQEEQPDVVPPPADDHIAPAPRVSVQAFCETVETAATVQAAGEDRRLGKAHLKVQMGGMAAAIEAYRSAPTPNVIILETDARTDILAGLDQLATVCDPGTRVVVIGRVNDVTLYRELVRRGVSDYVLSPVTPIDVVRSICNLFSAPEAKAVGRIVAVVGAKGGVGASTLAHNIAWAIARDLSMDSVVADLDLAFGTAGLDYNQDPAQGIADAVFSPDRIDIAFMDRLLSKCTDHLSLLAAPATLDRVYDFGAEAFDAVFDTLRASMPCIVLDVPHQWAGWTKRALISADDILIVAAPDLASLRNTKNMFDLLKAARPNDRMPLYCLNQVGVPKRPEINASEFAKAIESPPIATIPFEPQIFGAAANNGQMIAEMSPSHRTTEMFLQIAQRLTGRSETKKPKGSFLSPLLDKLRAK from the coding sequence ATGATCAGCTACGCCCGACAGACCCAAGAGGAGCAGCCTGACGTCGTGCCGCCGCCGGCCGACGATCACATCGCGCCCGCGCCGCGCGTGTCCGTGCAGGCGTTCTGTGAGACGGTGGAAACCGCCGCGACGGTCCAGGCCGCCGGTGAGGACCGGCGCCTCGGCAAGGCCCATCTGAAGGTTCAGATGGGTGGCATGGCGGCGGCGATCGAGGCCTACCGGTCTGCCCCGACCCCGAACGTCATCATTCTGGAGACGGATGCACGCACCGACATCCTGGCCGGCCTGGATCAGCTCGCGACGGTTTGCGACCCGGGCACGCGCGTCGTCGTGATCGGCCGCGTCAACGACGTCACGCTGTATCGCGAGCTCGTTCGGCGCGGCGTCAGCGACTATGTGCTGTCGCCAGTGACGCCGATCGACGTCGTCCGCTCGATCTGCAACCTATTCTCCGCGCCGGAAGCCAAGGCCGTCGGGCGCATCGTTGCCGTCGTCGGCGCCAAGGGCGGCGTCGGAGCCTCGACCCTGGCCCATAACATTGCCTGGGCGATCGCGCGCGACCTGTCGATGGACTCCGTGGTGGCAGATCTCGATTTGGCGTTCGGCACCGCCGGCCTCGACTACAACCAGGATCCCGCGCAGGGCATCGCGGACGCCGTCTTCTCACCGGACCGGATCGACATCGCCTTCATGGACCGGCTGTTGTCGAAATGCACCGATCATCTGAGCCTGCTGGCCGCGCCTGCGACGCTCGACCGGGTCTACGATTTCGGCGCCGAGGCATTCGATGCGGTCTTCGACACGCTGCGGGCCTCGATGCCATGCATCGTGCTCGATGTTCCGCATCAATGGGCAGGCTGGACCAAGCGGGCGCTGATCTCCGCGGATGATATCCTGATCGTCGCGGCGCCGGATCTCGCCTCGCTGCGCAACACCAAGAACATGTTCGATCTCCTCAAGGCCGCCCGGCCGAACGATCGCATGCCGCTCTACTGCTTGAACCAGGTCGGCGTTCCCAAGCGGCCCGAGATCAATGCGAGCGAGTTCGCCAAGGCGATCGAAAGCCCGCCGATCGCAACGATCCCGTTCGAGCCGCAGATCTTCGGCGCGGCCGCCAACAACGGCCAGATGATTGCGGAGATGTCTCCCAGCCATCGGACGACGGAGATGTTTCTCCAGATCGCGCAGCGGCTCACCGGCCGCAGCGAGACAAAGAAGCCGAAAGGCTCCTTCCTGTCGCCTCTGCTGGACAAGCTGAGGGCGAAGTAA
- a CDS encoding NlpC/P60 family protein produces the protein MPDPRLTPARGDIAAKHLRGQVTAQRFVEGEALVVIDPIAPARQQPYSGAELATQALKGERVTVYDRNGEGWAWGQLAADQYVGWLPEAALATPAAAPTHKISALRSFAFPGPSIKLPPVATLPMGSAVAVVREESSFVVTAEGWFVPKQHVVGLDHVESDFVAVAERFVGTPYLWGGKSSLGIDCSGLVQVPLNAAGVPCPRDSDMQLAALGRLLDGGEPLRRGDLMFWKGHVAIVRDADTIVHANAFHMATQIEPIGEAIARIKASGSDVLAIKRLD, from the coding sequence ATGCCTGATCCGCGCCTCACGCCCGCGCGCGGCGACATCGCGGCCAAGCATCTCAGGGGACAGGTGACCGCTCAGCGCTTCGTCGAGGGCGAGGCGCTCGTGGTCATCGATCCGATCGCGCCGGCGCGCCAGCAGCCATATTCCGGCGCCGAGCTGGCGACGCAGGCGCTGAAGGGCGAGCGCGTCACGGTCTACGACCGCAATGGCGAGGGCTGGGCCTGGGGCCAGCTTGCAGCCGATCAGTATGTCGGCTGGCTGCCGGAGGCGGCGCTGGCAACGCCGGCTGCGGCGCCAACGCACAAGATCAGCGCGCTGCGCAGCTTCGCGTTCCCGGGTCCGTCGATCAAGCTGCCGCCGGTCGCGACGCTGCCGATGGGGTCCGCTGTCGCGGTGGTCCGCGAGGAGTCGAGCTTCGTCGTGACGGCCGAGGGCTGGTTCGTGCCGAAGCAGCATGTCGTCGGTCTCGACCATGTCGAGTCCGATTTCGTCGCAGTCGCCGAGCGCTTTGTCGGCACGCCCTATCTGTGGGGCGGCAAAAGCAGCCTCGGCATCGACTGCTCGGGCCTGGTGCAGGTGCCGTTGAATGCTGCGGGTGTGCCGTGCCCGCGCGACAGCGACATGCAGCTCGCCGCGCTGGGGCGCTTGCTCGACGGGGGAGAGCCGCTTCGCCGCGGCGATCTGATGTTCTGGAAGGGCCACGTCGCCATCGTGCGCGATGCTGACACGATCGTCCACGCCAACGCGTTTCATATGGCCACGCAGATCGAGCCGATCGGCGAAGCGATTGCCCGTATCAAGGCGAGCGGGAGCGATGTGCTCGCGATCAAGCGGCTGGATTGA
- a CDS encoding type II secretion system F family protein produces the protein MVDILVSKLHDPHFMTMFFAAIAATATVYTLIMPLFAGENLNKRMKAVASERERIKQRERERLNAGEKVSLRQTPKQLISRVVEDFNLTKWLAQEAAREKLIMAGYRGQAPYITFLFARLVTPLVLFVGSVLYVFVIAHLQKSMPVKIGICVGMAYLGLQAPMLFLSNAISKRQLSIKRAFPDALDLLLICIESGMSIEAAFRRVAIEISSQSIALSEEFTLTTAELSYLQDRKVAYENLARRTGLEGVKSVCLALQQSERYGTPLGQSLRVMAQENRDMRMNEAEKKAAALPPKLTVPMILFFLPVLFVVILGPTGIKVAAMQ, from the coding sequence ATGGTCGACATTCTGGTCTCCAAGCTGCACGACCCGCACTTCATGACGATGTTCTTCGCCGCCATCGCGGCGACGGCCACCGTCTATACGCTGATCATGCCGCTGTTCGCAGGCGAGAACCTGAACAAGCGCATGAAGGCGGTCGCCAGCGAACGCGAGCGGATCAAGCAGCGCGAGCGCGAGCGGTTGAACGCCGGCGAGAAGGTCTCGTTGCGGCAGACGCCGAAGCAGCTCATCTCTCGTGTGGTGGAGGATTTCAACCTCACCAAATGGCTCGCTCAGGAGGCGGCCCGCGAGAAGCTCATCATGGCGGGCTACCGCGGCCAGGCGCCCTATATCACCTTCCTGTTCGCGCGCCTGGTGACGCCGCTGGTTCTGTTCGTCGGTTCCGTGCTGTACGTCTTCGTGATCGCGCATCTGCAGAAATCGATGCCGGTCAAGATCGGCATCTGCGTCGGCATGGCCTATCTCGGCCTGCAGGCTCCGATGCTGTTCCTCAGCAACGCGATTTCCAAGCGGCAGCTGTCGATCAAGCGCGCGTTTCCCGACGCGCTGGACCTGCTGCTGATCTGCATCGAATCCGGCATGTCGATCGAGGCCGCCTTCCGCCGCGTGGCGATCGAGATCTCGAGCCAGTCGATCGCGCTGTCGGAGGAGTTCACGCTGACCACCGCGGAGCTCTCCTACCTGCAGGACCGCAAGGTGGCCTACGAGAACCTCGCCCGCCGCACCGGCCTCGAAGGCGTGAAGTCGGTCTGCCTCGCGCTCCAGCAATCGGAGCGCTACGGCACCCCGCTCGGGCAATCGCTGCGCGTGATGGCGCAGGAAAATCGCGACATGCGCATGAACGAGGCCGAGAAGAAGGCGGCCGCGCTGCCGCCGAAGCTGACGGTGCCGATGATCCTGTTCTTCCTGCCGGTGCTGTTCGTGGTCATTCTGGGACCGACCGGCATCAAGGTCGCGGCCATGCAGTAG
- a CDS encoding Zn-dependent hydrolase, with the protein MSDKLRRADGARVLADLNALRAFGTYKTGVHRPTFSDAHRQSLAWLAERLPDAQLTPDIDGIGNVLGTSAKPGPKLLAGSHLESQNQAGWLDGPLGVVYALEAARVLNPDPSIVGAVEVASWCDEEGHFGSMLGSRSYVGDVSEAEIDAARDRSSPRTMREALAEMGLAGRPRLQAERGRHIGYLEAHIEQGDTLEAGGLKIGVVTSIVGIWQYRITFTGEQNHAGTTRMAVRKDAGLALAKFCVAIDARFPAACGPRTVWTTGRITLDPGAPSIIPGQAEMLFQIRDDNAAVVDRLEELLREVAAQASDAGPCHVAVERIRTGAPAMMDGTFQDAVEAASRDLAAGKSLRMPSGAGHDAQVLATIMPAGMLFVPSIGGISHHWTENTSDADIVTGADVFVDTCRRLLTGATR; encoded by the coding sequence ATGTCCGACAAGCTCCGCCGCGCCGATGGCGCCCGCGTCCTGGCCGATCTGAACGCACTGCGCGCCTTCGGCACCTACAAGACCGGCGTGCACCGGCCGACCTTCTCCGACGCCCATCGTCAATCTCTCGCTTGGCTCGCCGAGCGCCTGCCCGACGCGCAACTGACGCCTGATATCGACGGCATCGGCAACGTGCTGGGCACCAGCGCCAAGCCAGGCCCCAAGCTGCTGGCCGGATCGCATCTGGAGAGCCAGAACCAGGCCGGCTGGCTCGATGGCCCGCTCGGTGTCGTCTACGCGCTGGAGGCTGCGCGCGTGCTCAATCCCGATCCGTCCATTGTCGGTGCGGTGGAGGTCGCCTCCTGGTGCGACGAGGAGGGCCATTTCGGCAGCATGCTCGGCAGCCGGTCCTATGTCGGCGACGTCAGCGAGGCCGAAATCGATGCTGCCCGCGACCGCAGCAGCCCGCGCACGATGCGGGAGGCGCTTGCCGAGATGGGCCTCGCCGGACGGCCGCGCCTGCAGGCCGAGCGCGGCCGGCATATCGGCTATCTCGAAGCTCATATCGAGCAAGGCGACACGCTCGAGGCGGGCGGGCTCAAGATCGGTGTCGTCACCTCGATCGTCGGCATCTGGCAATACCGCATCACCTTCACCGGCGAGCAGAACCATGCCGGTACGACGCGGATGGCGGTGCGCAAGGATGCCGGGCTCGCGCTCGCCAAGTTCTGTGTGGCGATCGATGCGCGCTTTCCGGCCGCCTGCGGCCCGCGCACGGTGTGGACCACGGGACGCATCACGCTCGATCCCGGCGCACCGAGCATCATCCCCGGCCAGGCCGAGATGCTGTTCCAGATCCGCGACGACAATGCCGCCGTGGTCGACCGGCTCGAAGAGCTGCTGCGTGAGGTGGCTGCGCAGGCGTCAGACGCAGGTCCCTGCCATGTCGCCGTCGAGCGCATCCGGACCGGCGCGCCGGCCATGATGGACGGCACGTTCCAGGATGCGGTCGAGGCCGCCAGCCGCGATCTCGCGGCCGGCAAGTCGCTGCGGATGCCGAGCGGCGCCGGACACGACGCGCAGGTGCTGGCCACCATCATGCCGGCCGGCATGCTGTTCGTGCCGTCGATCGGCGGCATCAGCCATCACTGGACCGAGAACACCTCCGATGCCGACATCGTCACCGGCGCCGACGTGTTCGTCGACACCTGCCGCCGCCTGCTGACAGGCGCGACACGATAG
- a CDS encoding type II secretion system F family protein, which produces MKLQALALAFLAATAIGGIAWVFLYPLLSGERKAEQRRSTVAKSEPVVRQAERSQRSRREQVESSLKDLEAKAQKQSKVPLNMRISQAGLDWTVQKFWIVSGVLGFVVCAVAFFAGGGPLGALGLGFAAGLGLPRWILGYLKKRREKKFLAALPDAVDVIVRGIKAGLPLFESIKVVAADAPEPLRSEFLGIIETQAIGMPLGEACARLYERMPLPEANFFGIVIAIQQKSGGNLSEALGNLSKVLRDRKKMSEKIQAMSMEAKASAGIIGSLPPIVMLLVYLSTPDYISLLWTHPTGQLMLVGCVIWMSMGILVMKKMINFDF; this is translated from the coding sequence ATGAAGCTTCAGGCTCTCGCCCTTGCCTTCCTCGCCGCCACCGCGATCGGCGGCATCGCCTGGGTGTTCCTTTATCCCCTGCTGTCGGGTGAGCGGAAGGCCGAGCAGCGGCGCAGCACCGTCGCCAAGTCCGAGCCGGTGGTCCGACAGGCCGAACGCAGCCAACGCTCGCGCCGCGAGCAGGTCGAGTCCTCGCTGAAGGATCTCGAGGCGAAGGCCCAGAAGCAGAGTAAAGTCCCGCTGAACATGCGGATTTCGCAGGCCGGACTCGACTGGACCGTGCAGAAATTCTGGATCGTTTCCGGTGTCCTCGGCTTCGTCGTCTGCGCCGTTGCCTTCTTCGCCGGTGGCGGCCCGCTCGGCGCGCTCGGGCTCGGCTTCGCCGCCGGTCTCGGTCTGCCGCGTTGGATCCTCGGCTACCTCAAGAAGCGGCGCGAGAAGAAATTCCTGGCGGCATTGCCGGACGCCGTCGACGTGATCGTGCGCGGCATCAAGGCAGGCCTGCCGCTGTTCGAATCCATCAAGGTCGTCGCCGCCGACGCGCCGGAGCCTTTGCGCAGCGAGTTCCTCGGGATCATCGAGACCCAGGCGATCGGCATGCCGCTCGGCGAGGCTTGTGCGCGGCTCTATGAACGGATGCCGCTTCCCGAAGCCAACTTCTTCGGCATCGTCATCGCGATCCAGCAGAAGTCGGGCGGCAATCTCTCCGAGGCGCTCGGCAACCTCTCGAAGGTGCTGCGCGACCGCAAGAAGATGAGCGAGAAGATCCAGGCGATGTCGATGGAGGCCAAGGCGTCCGCGGGCATCATCGGATCGCTGCCACCGATCGTGATGCTGCTGGTCTATCTGAGCACGCCCGACTACATCTCGTTGCTCTGGACCCATCCGACCGGCCAGCTGATGCTGGTCGGCTGCGTGATCTGGATGTCGATGGGCATCCTGGTCATGAAGAAGATGATCAATTTCGATTTCTGA
- a CDS encoding leucyl aminopeptidase family protein has product MPSMFETASTTSAIPITFVTKASWPGIKESLSAEARNFAEANVYAAKPGSYLALPTADGHIARVLFGLEDDDAKHRDLFRPGALPGLLPAGTYRFANAPHDARLAALAFALGSYRFGRYRKTETPEVRLVPPDGVDAAELNRLADAATLARDLVNTPSNDMGPEELEAAAEQVADRFGARFTSIVGDDLLRQSHPLIHAVGRASTRAPRLIELVWGDPSHPKVTLVGKGVCFDTGGLDLKPSSSMLLMKKDMGGAANVLALAQMVMDAKLKLHLRVLIPAVENAVAGNAFRPLDVFPSRKGITVEIGNTDAEGRLVLADALALADEDKPDLLIDMGTLTGAARVALGPDLPPFYTQDEALAADVARCAAAENDPLWRMPLWAPYDSWLDSKVATLNNAPSGGFAGSITCALFLQRFVEHAKSWLHLDIFAWTPSAKPGRPEGGECQAARALYKLLSERYA; this is encoded by the coding sequence ATGCCGTCGATGTTCGAGACCGCCTCCACAACGTCCGCCATCCCGATCACCTTCGTAACGAAGGCGAGCTGGCCGGGGATCAAGGAGAGCCTGTCGGCTGAAGCACGCAACTTCGCCGAGGCCAACGTCTACGCCGCCAAGCCCGGCAGCTATCTGGCGTTGCCCACCGCCGACGGCCACATCGCGCGGGTGCTGTTCGGCCTCGAGGACGACGACGCCAAGCACCGTGACCTGTTCCGGCCGGGCGCCCTGCCCGGCCTGCTGCCCGCCGGCACCTACCGCTTCGCCAATGCGCCGCACGATGCACGGCTCGCCGCGCTCGCCTTTGCGCTCGGCAGCTACCGCTTCGGCCGCTACCGCAAGACCGAGACGCCGGAGGTCCGCCTCGTTCCGCCCGATGGCGTCGACGCCGCCGAGCTGAACCGCCTTGCCGACGCGGCGACATTGGCGCGCGACCTCGTCAACACGCCGTCCAACGACATGGGACCCGAGGAGCTCGAGGCCGCGGCGGAGCAGGTCGCCGACCGCTTCGGCGCGCGCTTCACCAGCATAGTCGGCGACGATCTGCTGCGCCAGAGCCATCCGCTGATCCATGCCGTCGGTCGCGCCTCGACCCGCGCGCCGCGCCTGATCGAGCTCGTCTGGGGCGATCCATCGCATCCCAAGGTGACCCTGGTCGGCAAGGGCGTCTGCTTCGATACCGGCGGGCTCGACCTGAAGCCGTCGAGCAGCATGCTCCTGATGAAGAAGGACATGGGCGGCGCCGCCAACGTGCTGGCGCTGGCGCAGATGGTGATGGATGCCAAGCTCAAGCTGCATCTGCGCGTACTGATTCCAGCGGTCGAGAACGCGGTCGCCGGCAACGCCTTCCGTCCGCTCGACGTGTTTCCCTCGCGCAAGGGCATCACGGTCGAGATCGGCAATACCGATGCCGAGGGCCGGCTGGTCCTGGCTGACGCGCTGGCGCTGGCCGACGAGGACAAGCCGGACCTGCTGATCGACATGGGCACGCTGACCGGCGCCGCGCGCGTCGCACTCGGTCCCGACCTGCCGCCGTTCTACACCCAGGACGAGGCGCTCGCCGCGGACGTCGCGCGCTGCGCGGCCGCCGAGAACGATCCGCTGTGGCGGATGCCGCTATGGGCGCCCTACGACTCGTGGCTCGACTCCAAGGTCGCGACCCTCAACAACGCGCCCTCGGGCGGCTTCGCCGGCTCGATCACCTGCGCGCTGTTCCTGCAGCGCTTCGTCGAGCACGCGAAGAGCTGGCTGCATCTCGACATCTTCGCCTGGACGCCGTCCGCCAAGCCGGGCCGGCCCGAAGGCGGCGAGTGCCAGGCCGCGCGCGCGCTCTATAAGCTGCTGAGCGAGCGCTATGCCTGA